CTCCTCAGCGGGCTGGAACACCAGCCGCACGCCGGTCGCGAGGTCGCCCGAGGCGGCGAGCTCCGCGAGCGCCAGGCCCGCGCCCAGCACGGCCGTCGTGTGCACGTCGTGGCCGCACGCGTGCGCGACGCCGCGGTTCCTCGACGCCCACGGCAGGCCGCACGCGTCCGCGACCGGCAGCCCGTCGAGATCGGCGCGCAGCGCGACCCGGCGCCGCCCCGACGCCGCGGGTGACGGGCCGATGTCGCACACGAGCCCCGAGCCGGGCAGGAGGTGCGGCGACAGCCCCGCGAGGCGCAGGCGCTCCACGACCACGCGCGTCGTGCGCTCCTCGGTGCGCCCGAGCTCCGGGTGCGCGTGCAGGTCGCGGCGGATCTCGACGAGCTCGTCCCGCAGGGTGTCGAGCAGGGCCGCGAGCCGCACCACCTGCGGGTCGGCCGAGCGACCGGGCACGTCGAGCGCCGGGACGAGCGTGGGGGCGGAGGTGGACGTGTCGGGCACGCTCTCGACCTTAGCCCGCACGCCGCGCACCGGCCCCGGCGTCCACGGACCACCCCCGTGCCCGGCAGCGGCGGGTCCCCGCGCAGGTCAGCGCGGGGGGCTGGCAGGCGCCCGACGGCCGACGCGAGGTCGACCCGCACACGTCAGCGTCACCGGACGCGCGCCCCCGCTCGTCAGAGCAGGTCGTCGCGGCCGCGCTCGCGCCACCCGTCGACGGCCGACTTCACCGACTGCGCGTGGGCGCGCGTCGTGACGAGCACCGCGTCGGGGGTGTCGACGACGACCGCGTCCGCGAGCCCGACGACCGTCACGGTCCGGCCGCCCGACGCGACCACGAGCGCGTCCGGTGCGTCCACGCGCAGCACGGTCGTGTCGTCGCCGAGCGTGGGGCTCGTGAGGAGCCCGCCGAGGGACTCGAAGTCGCCCACGTCGTCCCACGTGAAGTCCCCCGGGACGACGGCGACGCCGCCCGCCGCCGCGACCGGCTCGGCGATGGCGTGGTCGATCGCGATCCTGGTCAGCGTCGGCCACACCCGCTCGAGGACCGCGTCCCGGTCGGGGCCGTCCCACGCCGCCGCGATCTCGGACAGACCGGCGGCGAGCGTCGGGATCTGGGCCGCGAGGTGGTCGAGCAGCACGCGCGCACGCACGACGAACATGCCGGCGTTCCAGCGGTACTCGCCCGTGGCGAGGTAGGCGGTCGCCGTCTCCTCGTCGGGCTTCTCGGTGAAACCGCGGACGTGCCGCGCGCTGGGCGCGTCCGCGAGGCCGAGCGGCTCGCCCGACCGCACGTAGCCGAACGCGGTCGACGGTCCCGTCGCGCGGATGCCGACCGTCACGACGTAGCCCGCGCGCGCCGCGACGACGGCCTCGCGCACCGCGCGCTCGAACGCCTCCGTGCCGCTGATCACGTGGTCGGCCGCGAACGAGCCGAGCACGACGTCCTCGCCGTGCCGCTCCAGCAGCACGGCCGCCGCGAGCCCGATCGCCGCCATCGAGTCGCGCGGCGACGGCTCGGCCAGCAGCCGGCGGGGGGCGCCGTCGGGACCGTCGAGCAGGGCCGGGACCTGCGCGGCCACGGCGTCGGCGTGCCGGTGGCCCGTGACGACCAGCACGCCGTCGTCGCCCACCAGCGGGACGAGCCGGTCGACCGTCGCCTGCAGCAGCGTCCGGCCCGAGCCCGTGAGGTCGTGCAGGAACTTGGGGTGACCGGCCCGCGACAGCGGCCAGAGCC
The sequence above is a segment of the Cellulomonas fimi genome. Coding sequences within it:
- a CDS encoding mannose-1-phosphate guanylyltransferase, with product MSTASTSSLLPAQGPVPGFHAVVPAGGAGTRLWPLSRAGHPKFLHDLTGSGRTLLQATVDRLVPLVGDDGVLVVTGHRHADAVAAQVPALLDGPDGAPRRLLAEPSPRDSMAAIGLAAAVLLERHGEDVVLGSFAADHVISGTEAFERAVREAVVAARAGYVVTVGIRATGPSTAFGYVRSGEPLGLADAPSARHVRGFTEKPDEETATAYLATGEYRWNAGMFVVRARVLLDHLAAQIPTLAAGLSEIAAAWDGPDRDAVLERVWPTLTRIAIDHAIAEPVAAAGGVAVVPGDFTWDDVGDFESLGGLLTSPTLGDDTTVLRVDAPDALVVASGGRTVTVVGLADAVVVDTPDAVLVTTRAHAQSVKSAVDGWRERGRDDLL